The following are encoded in a window of Cydia splendana chromosome 6, ilCydSple1.2, whole genome shotgun sequence genomic DNA:
- the LOC134791583 gene encoding uncharacterized protein LOC134791583, whose amino-acid sequence MTIGRIRLLGLRVALPKTEAIVFGGKRWCLPANLTIQVDREPVQVKANIKYLGLVLDRKWDFGEHFIRLAPRIVGAASALGRLLPNVGGPRAPCRRLFAGVVRSMALYGAPIWADRLSSRNKSLLRRPQRVVALRIIRAYSTVSHAAACLLACTPPWELDAQVLAERYVLRAEARARGEHLDPEAAERADREAKIRLRELWEDGLEDAPYGTRTIGAVLPHIEEWLKRKHGALSYRATQVMTGHGCFGHNLHNIERELGPQCHECGDPDDSAQHTLEVCSRWEEERRTLTAAIRTTDLSLHSVVAAMLGSERKWKAVVSFCEEVISQKEAAEREREDAADAPPLRQRRRGRRRAQYAAVNRVLPRRWNFEEHFRQIAPRIVTAASELGRLLPNVGGPSHACRRLYAGVARSMALYGAPIWADKLTPANKALLRRPQRIVAIRVCRAYVTVGWAAACVLAGTPPWELVAGVLADAHMRRIRSREAGNFPAPEEVRNARKIALRGLREKWKEDLENSPYGTRTIGAVLPSLDRWLDRTHGSVGYRLAQVLTGHGCFGHYLHRIGREPTPACHECGETDDTAQHTLEVCNHWVVERSALATAIRTDDLSLHSVVAAMLNGERSWEAVVSFCDTVVSQKETKEREREEDPNALPIRRRRLGRRRRR is encoded by the exons ATGACGATTGGCCGCATACGACTACTTGGGTTAAGGGTGGCCCTCCCGAAAACAGAGGCAATAGTTTTCGGAGGAAAAAGATGGTGTCTGCCCGCCAACTTGACGATCCAAGTGGATAGAGAACCTGTCCAGGTCAAGGCCAACATCAAATATCTTGGCCTGGTCCTGGACAGAAAGTGGGACTTCGGGGAACATTTCATCCGACTTGCTCCCCGAATTGTGGGCGCGGCTTCCGCCCTAGGTAGGCTGCTGCCCAACGTGGGAGGACCGAGAGCCCCATGCCGCCGCCTCTTTGCGGGGGTTGTTAGAAGTATGGCCCTATACGGGGCCCCGATCTGGGCGGACCGGCTGTCGAGTAGGAACAAATCTCTGCTCCGGCGGCCGCAAAGGGTGGTGGCTCTAAGAATAATTAGGGCCTACTCGACAGTATCCCATGCGGCGGCGTGTCTCCTTGCTTGCACTCCTCCGTGGGAGCTCGATGCCCAGGTCCTAGCGGAGAGATACGTGTTGAGGGCGGAGGCCAGGGCTCGAGGAGAGCACTTGGACCCAGAAGCAGCAGAGCGGGCAGACCGAGAGGCTAAGATCAGGCTCCGAGAGTTATGGGAGGACGGCCTGGAGGACGCCCCTTATGGAACACGCACCATAGGGGCAGTACTCCCTCATATAGAGGAATGGTTGAAGAGGAAACATGGGGCCCTATCATATAGGGCAACGCAGGTGATGACCGGACACGGCTGCTTCGGTCATAACCTGCACAACATAGAGAGGGAATTAGGGCCCCAGTGTCACGAATGCGGTGACCCTGATGACTCGGCCCAACACACCTTAGAGGTCTGCAGTCGTTGGGAGGAGGAGCGCCGTACTCTAACGGCAGCAATAAGAACGACGGATCTCTCGCTGCACAGCGTCGTTGCGGCCATGCTGGGCAGCGAGAGAAAATGGAAGGCGGTTGTCTCCTTCTGCGAGGAGGTCATCTCGCAGAAGGAGGCAGCGGAGCGGGAGCGCGAAGACGCGGCCGACGCGCCCCCGCTTCGGCAGAGACGAAGAGGGAGAAGACGTGCGCAGTACGCTGCGGTAAACCGCGTCCTCCCTCG GAGGTGGAATTTCGAGGAGCATTTCCGCCAAATTGCTCCCCGCATAGTGACGGCGGCTTCGGAGCTGGGACGGCTGCTGCCCAACGTGGGAGGGCCCTCCCACGCATGCCGACGTCTTTATGCTGGAGTGGCCCGGTCGATGGCCCTCTATGGGGCCCCGATCTGGGCCGACAAACTGACTCCAGCCAATAAAGCCTTACTGCGGAGGCCCCAACGAATTGTAGCCATACGCGTTTGCAGGGCGTACGTGACGGTAGGATGGGCGGCAGCGTGTGTGTTGGCGGGCACCCCACCCTGGGAACTGGTCGCTGGGGTGCTCGCCGATGCGCATATGCGGAGAATCAGGAGCAGGGAGGCAGGAAATTTCCCTGCTCCTGAAGAAGTGCGAAATGCGCGCAAAATCGCGCTGAGAGGGCTGCGCGAAAAATGGAAGGAGGACCTGGAGAACTCTCCCTACGGAACCCGTACCATAGGGGCAGTTCTCCCGTCGTTGGACAGATGGCTGGATCGGACACATGGCAGTGTGGGGTACAGACTGGCGCAGGTGCTGACCGGGCATGGATGCTTCGGGCACTACCTGCACAGGATTGGTCGCGAGCCTACCCCAGCCTGCCATGAATGTGGTGAGACGGATGACACGGCCCAGCACACCCTCGAGGTGTGCAATCACTGGGTCGTGGAGCGTAGTGCGCTGGCGACAGCCATTAGGACGGATGATCTCTCGCTGCACAGCGTCGTGGCGGCCATGCTGAACGGCGAGAGATCCTGGGAGGCAGTGGTCTCCTTCTGCGACACCGTTGTCTCGCAGAAGGAGACCAAGGAGAGAGAGCGGGAGGAAGACCCGAATGCGCTCCCAATCCGACGCAGAAGACTGGGAAGGAGACGCAGGCG